GCCTTCGGCGGCAAGCAAGCCCCAGCCGCGAAAATTTCTCCCAAGCCCCGGCACATTCGTCCGGCGCGCATCGCCACCCCGCCCGCCCGCGCCCAGACGTCCCACGCCGCCCCGCTAGCGCCAGTCCCGCTTCCCTCCCAGCCCGCACCGGACGGCCGTCCCTGCCCTGTCCAGTTGCGGCCCGGGTATTCCCCGGGTTGCTCCCCAGCTGCGTCTCGGGTGCGGCCAGGGTGCGGCCAGGGTGCGTCTCTGGAACGGCCCGACTGCATCTCGGTTGCGGCCCGTCGCATCCATGGATAGATTCCCTCCCAGCGTACCACCTGGGCCGTCTGCCACCACGTGGCGGCCCTCCCAGACGCCACCCAGGCGCCGTCTTTCCCGCCAACCTGCAACCACACCGGAAATCCACCTCCATGTCCGATCCGCTGCGCCCCTTCGGCCTCGTCTTCCGCCGCGACCGCCCCGACCTCCCCATCCCCGGCAGCCCCGAGCGGTGCCTGTCCCGCCGCGTGGTGGAAGACTCGGCCGGTTCCCTGTACCTCCTGGAATCCCTGGCCGCCTCCCAACTCGCCCATCGCCAGACCGTCGCCGCCTGCACCGCCGCCCTGGCCCGGGCCGGACTGACCAGCGTGGCCGCCCACCTGCCCTGCCTTGACGGCGGTTTCGTGGCCTCAAAGAACAGGTTGCATATACAACTTTCCCGATTCGCCCCCGGCGTCCCCCTGCCCCGGCCGGACTATACGCTACGCCCGGAGCCAGGACAGGCATTGGGCCGATTCATAACCGACCTTCGGGACTGCGCCGCGCGAGCCGATCTGCCCCCGCAGCTCCCAAACCGCAGCCTCGCCGACTACGCCACAACCCTCATGCGCACCCTGGCCGCCGCCGAACCGGCCGTCTTCTCGCGCCTTGCGCCGCTGGCCACGGCCATGGGGGCGTTCCTCGACGCCGAACCCTCTCTTCCCCGCGCCCTGTGCCACGGCGACCTGCACCCCGAAAACGCCATCTGGGACGGCTTCGATCTCGTGGCGGCCATCGACTGGGAGTTCGTCGGGATGGCCCACGAACTCTACGACGTGGCCGGGGCGCTGGGCTGCATGGGCATCGAAAACCCGCGCACCTTCGCCGCCGGAGCCGGGGCGGCCATGATCCGGGCGCTTCGCGACCGGGGGCTGCTCAACGAGGACAACCTGCGCTGGCTGCGACCGGCCGTCATGGCCGGACGCCTGGGCTGGCTGGCCGAATGGCTGCGCAAGAACGACCGCGAGATGGTCGAGATGGAGCTGGATTATCTGGAGCTTTTGGCGCGGTGAGGGGAAAACGAGGTGAAGGAGGAATCGGGGGAAGGGAGCCCCTTTTTTGAAAAAAAGGGGCTCCCTTCCCCCGTACCCCCATCCCTCACCAAAAAACTTTCACGGGGGGTGGGCGAGACGGGGAAAAGACGTCAGAAGGTGATGATCTGGTAGCCGTCGTCCATATACTTGGCCATGCCCGGATGCCCGTGCATGTCGTCGAGAAGCGTGAAGCCTTCCTTTTTCACGGCCTCTAGCGCCCCCAGATTGGTCGCGCAGGCCTTGCACGCCCCGGCGAACAGGCCCAGGGCCTTGGTTTTTTCAAAAAGTTTGTGCATGGGATTGGATTCGTCCGCCAGCTTCTCTACCAGCGTCGTGGCCGCGCCCTCCAGGATCACCAGGGTCTCAAAGCCTTTCTCGCGCATGTCGATGGCGTTTAAAAGCACATGGATGAAACACATCATGTCGCCGCGAAACGCGAAAATCGCCACTTTCTTCATGAGAAAACCTCCATAGGGCCGGTTGCGGCCGCACGGGTCAGGGGGAAACGCCGCAGGCGGCGCGATCAGGCGTAGGCCGCCAAAATGCCGTCCAGAACCGCCATATCCGGCCGATGCAGGGCCAACGGCCCCCTCGCCGCCTCGGGCAGTCGGCCCCCAAACGGCGGCCGGTCGTTTTCGTAAATGACGCCGATGGGGATGCGCTCGCCAAATTCCATGGCCTTTTCCATGGCCGCGCCGAAATCCCGGGGATCATGGTCGTCGCCGAGCCGGTACACGCGCTCTTTGTACCAGGCAAAGGTGTTGACCTTGTTAAAGGATACGCAGGGCTGCAAAATGTCCACCAGGGAAAATCCCTTGTGCCGCACGGCTCGTTCGATCAGCCCGGAAAGATGCTCGATATCCCCGGAAAAGCCCCGGGCCACAAATCCCGCCCGCATGGCCACGGCCACGGCCATGGGATTAAACGGCATCGACGGCGCGCCCATGGGCTGGGCCTTGGTCACCTGCCCTTCCATGGTCGTGGGGCTGGCCTGCCCCTTGGTCAGACCGTAGATCTGGTTGTCGTGGGCAAGGAGCGTCAGGTCCACGTTGCGCCGCAGGGCCGCCAGAAAATGGTTGCCGCCCTCGCCGTAGCTGCACCCGTCCCCGGACTCGGCGATGACCGTCAGCCCCGGGTTGGCCAGCTTGGCCCCCTGGGCCGGGGGCAGGGAACGGCCGTGCAGCCCGTTGAACACGTTGGCCCGCAGGTAATGCGGCGCTTTGGCCGCCTGGCCTATGCCCGACACGAACAGCACCTCGTGGGGGGACAGGCCAAGCGAAACAAGGGCCTTGATGACCGCCTTGCGGATGGAAAAGTTCCCGCAGCCCGGGCACCACGCCGTTTCGAAGTCGCCATAATCGGCTACCGTGACCATGTCTGCTCCTTATGAGAGGGGATAGGGAAGAACCGGGGGAAGGGAACCCCTTTTGTGAACTAAAGGGGTTCCCTTCCCCCGGACCCCCATCCCTCCCCAAAAAACTTTGGCGGTTGATTGCGGCTCACAACCAAAACCTCTTCTACGGGCGTTTTGATCCCAGGCGATCCAGGATGTAGCGGGCCGTGAGAGGAAGACCGTCGTAGCGCAGGATATGGTGCGCAAAGACGAAGCCGGTCTCCTGCCGGATGAGCCGGGCCAGTTGTCCCGTGGAATTGCCCTCGACCATCACGGCGCGGGGGGCTTTTTCCAGGAGAGGGAGAAACTGGCCAGGGACCAGGGGATAGACCTGGGAGAAATGGAGAACGGCGCAGGAGGTTCCGGATTCGCGCAAAAGGGCGGCGGCCTCCAGGGCGGCCCCCCGGGTCGTGCCCCAGCAGGCCAGAAGGACATCGGAAGAGGGGTCGCCGTGCAGCTCGGGAGGGACGGCGTCGGCCAGAAGTCCGGCCATCTTGCGCGACCGCTTGTCCTGCATGGTCACCCGCACGCCCAGATCCTCGGTGATGTGCCCGTCGGCGGTGTGCTCGTCGCTGTCGGCGACGACCAGAGAGTCGCCGAAGCCGGGGATGAGCCGGGGCGAGACCCCGGAGTCGGTCACGGCGTAGCGTTCGTAGACGCCGGGGCCGTCGTGGGCCGTCCCGGGCCGGGCCACGGCAGGCAGCGCCGCCAGATCGAAGGGGACCACGCCCCGGTAGGAATCGGCCAAAAACTGGTCCGTGAGCACGAAAACAGGGCTCTGGTATTTCTCGGCGATGTGCACGGCCGCATGCGTCAGGTGAAAGCACTGCTCCACCGTGCCCGGGGCGAAGATGGCCCGGGGGAACTCGCCGTGCCCGGCGTAGAGCACGAGGTTGAGGTCGGCCTGCTCCGTGCGCGTGGGCAACCCCGTGGCCGGCCCCGGCCGCATGGCCACCACGACGACCACCGGGGTCTCGATCATGCCCGACAGGCTTATGCCCTCGACCATCAGCGCAAACCCGCCGCCCGAGGTGGGCACAAGGGCCGTGGCCCCGGTGAACGACGCCCCGATGGCCATGTTCACGGCCGCGATCTCGTCCTCGGCCTGCTCCACCACCACGCCCATCTTCTGGCCCTTGGCGGCCAGGGTCAGGGCCACGGAGGTGCCGGGCGTCATGGGATAAAACGAGCAGAAATTGACCCCGGCGGCCATGGCCCCCAGGGCAATGGCCTCGTTGCCGTTGAGCATGATCCGCTTCCCGGTGTTCACGGCCGGGGCGATGCAGGTAAACGACACCTGCTGCTCGGCGGTCCAGGCCATGGCGTCTGCGAAGACCTTGCGGTTGGCGGCCACCATCTCCTCGCCCTTTTTGGCGAAGGTGTCGTGGATGATTTTTTCGATCCATGCCGCGTCCAGGCATAAAAGCGAGCACAGAACCCCCAGCGCGGCCATGTTCTCGAAAATGGGCTTGGGGCACAGGGCCTTAAACGGCACGAGCAGGGTACGGGGTCCGGCAGCGGCCTCGCCCAGGGCCTCGTCCACAAGCACCACGGCCCGCTCCGAGAGCTGGTCCCGGTGCAGCGGATACGAGGCGGCGTCCAGCGCCACCAGGATGTCCACGCCCTCCCGGGGGGCGAAAACGGGATCGGGGCTGACGCGCACGGCGTAGGTGTTGTGGCCGCCCCGGATGCGGGACATGTAGTCCTGGGTGACCACGATCTCGTACCCGGCCCGGACTAGGGCCTTGGCCAGAAAATCGCCCACGGTGACCAGCCCCTGGCCGGCCTCGCCCCCGATGAGGATGTTGACGCTTATGTCTGGCATGCACACATCTCCGGATTCTGGTTATGCGGCTTTTCATCCAAAGGCCGCCCCGTCAGCGAACCCGCAAGGGAATTCCAAAGGGCTAAGCCCTTTGGCCCCCGGAGGGTTCTCCCTACCCGCCGCCTCGTTCGACAAAGCTACGCCCCGTCGAGCCCCGAGCCTTCCTTTTCCAGATGCCAGCCCTGGGGGTCTTCGAAGTAGTAGCGGGTATCGGACAGCAGCACATGAAAGCCGCGCTGATCCCGGATCATCTCGGTCAGAAAGGCCTTTTCCACGGAGTCCGTCGCCCGCGCCAGATGGCCGTGGAAAAAGCGCAGGGCTGCCAGTTCCGCGTCGATGGCCGCCGAGAGCGCCCCGACCACGGTCATGCAGGCCGCCGATCCGGGCGGCATGCCGGGAACCAGGGTGGTAAAAACGCCGCGCATGCCCACGGGTTCGTCGTCGCGAAGCCGACAGGCCGCTTCCCAGGCCTTGCCTGCCTGGAGGTTCCGATAGACCTCTTCGATGTGCGCCCGCTGTTTTTTCTTGTCGGCCATCAGCCGTTCGAAGACCTCGCGGCCAAGGGCCTCGGGGCAGTCGGCCACGGCCTTGGCGTAGAACCCCACGGCCTTGTCGGCCAACTCCAGGGCTTGACACAACATCTCTTGGGAAGGGGGGGCAGTGTCCGGCATGGTTCCTCCGGGAAAGCCGTGGGGCCGTCAGACCATCGGCGTGACGGCCCCGTTCGGGCGGGATTGCGCAAGGCGTTCGTTATGGGATGACCGGCGGGGTGAAGACCCGCAGGGCCAAGTCCTTATCCAGCATGAACCAGCCGCCGGGCGTGGACTCCACAAGCTTGAGCTTCTGGATGACCTCGGTGACGCTGGCCTCTTCCTCCACCTGCTCGGAGATGAACCATTGCAGAAACGCCGCCGTGGCGTGGTCCTTCTCCTTGAGAGCCAGATCCATCAGGGCGCCGATGCGCGCCGTGACCTTCTGCTCGTGAGCCAGAGACTCCTGAAAGACGGCCAGGGGCGAGTCCCATTTGACCGGCGGGGCGTCGATGGCCTGGAGCACCACCCGCCCGCCGCGCTCGTTGACGAAGGAGTAGAACCGCTCGGCGTGAGCCCGTTCCTCCTGCTCCTGGATGTGCATCCAGTTGGCGAACCCGGCCAGCCCCAGTTCCTCAAAGTAGGCGGCCATGGCCAGATACAGGTAACCGGAATAGTATTCCCACTTGACCTGGTCGTTTAGGGTCTGCTCCATCTTTTTCGAGAGCATGGCCTAGTCCTTTTTCCACAGCCCATGGATGTTGCAATATTCCCGGGCGGAAACGGATGTGGCCGTGATGCAGAACTCGGCCTCCGGGGCCTGGCCCGGTTTGAGGAAGGTCTTGTAGGACACGCCGTCGGCCAGAAGCTCGATCCATTCGATGTAGTGTTTCTCTTCCATGGGATGGGGCACGCCGCCGACCTTGACCTTGTAGCCGGTAGCCGTCTTCTCGATGACCGGGACGTGTTTTT
Above is a genomic segment from Desulfolutivibrio sulfodismutans DSM 3696 containing:
- a CDS encoding phosphotransferase enzyme family protein; translated protein: MSDPLRPFGLVFRRDRPDLPIPGSPERCLSRRVVEDSAGSLYLLESLAASQLAHRQTVAACTAALARAGLTSVAAHLPCLDGGFVASKNRLHIQLSRFAPGVPLPRPDYTLRPEPGQALGRFITDLRDCAARADLPPQLPNRSLADYATTLMRTLAAAEPAVFSRLAPLATAMGAFLDAEPSLPRALCHGDLHPENAIWDGFDLVAAIDWEFVGMAHELYDVAGALGCMGIENPRTFAAGAGAAMIRALRDRGLLNEDNLRWLRPAVMAGRLGWLAEWLRKNDREMVEMELDYLELLAR
- a CDS encoding DsrE family protein yields the protein MKKVAIFAFRGDMMCFIHVLLNAIDMREKGFETLVILEGAATTLVEKLADESNPMHKLFEKTKALGLFAGACKACATNLGALEAVKKEGFTLLDDMHGHPGMAKYMDDGYQIITF
- a CDS encoding 2-oxoacid:ferredoxin oxidoreductase subunit beta codes for the protein MVTVADYGDFETAWCPGCGNFSIRKAVIKALVSLGLSPHEVLFVSGIGQAAKAPHYLRANVFNGLHGRSLPPAQGAKLANPGLTVIAESGDGCSYGEGGNHFLAALRRNVDLTLLAHDNQIYGLTKGQASPTTMEGQVTKAQPMGAPSMPFNPMAVAVAMRAGFVARGFSGDIEHLSGLIERAVRHKGFSLVDILQPCVSFNKVNTFAWYKERVYRLGDDHDPRDFGAAMEKAMEFGERIPIGVIYENDRPPFGGRLPEAARGPLALHRPDMAVLDGILAAYA
- a CDS encoding 2-oxoacid:acceptor oxidoreductase subunit alpha, whose amino-acid sequence is MPDISVNILIGGEAGQGLVTVGDFLAKALVRAGYEIVVTQDYMSRIRGGHNTYAVRVSPDPVFAPREGVDILVALDAASYPLHRDQLSERAVVLVDEALGEAAAGPRTLLVPFKALCPKPIFENMAALGVLCSLLCLDAAWIEKIIHDTFAKKGEEMVAANRKVFADAMAWTAEQQVSFTCIAPAVNTGKRIMLNGNEAIALGAMAAGVNFCSFYPMTPGTSVALTLAAKGQKMGVVVEQAEDEIAAVNMAIGASFTGATALVPTSGGGFALMVEGISLSGMIETPVVVVVAMRPGPATGLPTRTEQADLNLVLYAGHGEFPRAIFAPGTVEQCFHLTHAAVHIAEKYQSPVFVLTDQFLADSYRGVVPFDLAALPAVARPGTAHDGPGVYERYAVTDSGVSPRLIPGFGDSLVVADSDEHTADGHITEDLGVRVTMQDKRSRKMAGLLADAVPPELHGDPSSDVLLACWGTTRGAALEAAALLRESGTSCAVLHFSQVYPLVPGQFLPLLEKAPRAVMVEGNSTGQLARLIRQETGFVFAHHILRYDGLPLTARYILDRLGSKRP
- a CDS encoding ferritin; amino-acid sequence: MLSKKMEQTLNDQVKWEYYSGYLYLAMAAYFEELGLAGFANWMHIQEQEERAHAERFYSFVNERGGRVVLQAIDAPPVKWDSPLAVFQESLAHEQKVTARIGALMDLALKEKDHATAAFLQWFISEQVEEEASVTEVIQKLKLVESTPGGWFMLDKDLALRVFTPPVIP
- a CDS encoding desulfoferrodoxin is translated as MTKMLEVYKCEICGNIVEVLHTGGGDLVCCGQPMKLMEEGMVDASKEKHVPVIEKTATGYKVKVGGVPHPMEEKHYIEWIELLADGVSYKTFLKPGQAPEAEFCITATSVSAREYCNIHGLWKKD